The DNA sequence AACCGTTTGTTCACCGATAGCAGAGTCAACAATATACGTACCATTTGTCAGAATACTGCCTGCGCCAATTTTCGTTTGCCCTTTCAAGCTAACATTAGCTTCAATTTGTACTTCTGGTTCAATCTGTACATCTACATCGATATAAGTCGCTTCTGGATTTACAAAGCTAACCCCATTCACCATATGAGCTTGATTGATTCGGCGACGCATAATACTTTCTGCCGTTGCCAATGCCACGCGGTCATTGACACCAAGACTTTCATCAAAATCTTTCAAAGTATAAGCGCCGACTTTTTCGCCATTCTCACGGAAAATGCCGATTACATCTGTGATGTAGTATTCTCCTTGCGCATTATTGGTATTGATATTTTTCAAGGCTTCAAAAAGACGGGCGTTATCAAAAACATACGTTCCTGTATTGATTTCTTTGATTTGCTTTTCAAAATCCGAAGCATCTTTTTGCTCCACAATTTTGATCACTTCTTCCTGCTGATTACGGACAATCCGCCCATAACCAAATGGATTTTCCGCTTCAGCTGTCAAAATCGTTGCAACATTTTTGTGGTTGACATGAAAGTTAATCAAATTTTTCAGGCTTTCTCCTGTGATTAAAGGAGTGTCTCCTGCAATGACTAATGTTTGCCCTGCCAAACCTTCCAGCACAGGCTCTGCCATCATCACAGCATGACCAGTTCCTAATTGCTCCGTTTGACGAACAAACTCTGTCTGCCCCGCCAATACTTGCTCCACCAACTCTGCCTTGTGTCCGACCACTGTCACAGTCTTTTCAGGCGCAATAGCTCCAACACTTCTAAATACATGTTCTAACATTGAAATTCCAGCAACTTTGTGAAGCACTTTTGGTAAATCTGACTTCATGCGAGTGCCTTTTCCAGCTGCTAAAATAATTGCATAGTTTATCATAATAGTTCCTTTTATCAAAATAAATTTATTTTATTATAGCATTTTTTATATCATTTGTTAAGATTCTCTCTGTAATGCTTTAATCCGCATCTTTTATAGCGGATAAACCTTGTGAAATTCTTCTAAGACAACACCGCTTTCTTGCGAAAATTCCAAACCGACTTCTGCCAACCACTCTGTAAAAAGTTCCTGATGGACTTGCTGCCAATAAGTCAATGATTTGTCTCCCTCTCCTTCTTTAAAAGCGTGCTCTGCAGACACTTGATTGAAAGGGACAACCGTTACTTTGGTCACTTTAATAATACAGACAGCTTGACCCTGACCGTCTAAAATCACATCAAAGGTTCCTGCTTGAGGAATCGGCTCACCATCTATCTGATACAAATCGTAGGCAGAAGCTGTCGCAGTCTTTTCTCCTTTCAAAACTAAATCCGCCAGCTGATCTGGTTCTGCACCAAATGCCCAGGCGTCTATTTTGTCGCCGATTGCGGGGTTGATTGTTTTGTATTCATTCCATAATTGTTCTGGGGTCATGGTTTCTCCTATCTGTAATTTTAACTCATAAGCTGGGTAAGCTCCTAAGCATTGATAACCTAGCTTCTCAGCTATTTTCTTTGAGGCTTCATTGTGGGCGTCCCAGAGCGGAAAAACGCTACGCTGCAGGGATTCCAAAATCATCTTCGCCCCAAGTACAGCAGCTAAGCCCTGCTGTTGATAAGCCGGTTTCGTTGCAATCTCGATTTCAATGGCTTTTTGGTAAACAAGTGCTGTCGAGACCCCAGCAACGATTTCCTGACCCTTTCGGATCACAAAGCCAAAAGCTCCGCCTTCTTGAAAATCTTTAAAAGTTGCAAAATTCCCCTGCAAATCCTGAGACCATTCTTCCTGAGCCAGTTTTTGATAGGTTTTTGGGTCGATTACCTCAATAACGAGCTGCTCCGATAACTGCTCCACGATGTTTTTCAAAACCTTGTCATCAAAATCTGCCTCATCTTTAAAAGCATAACGGGTAAAAGGAGATAAGGTTGGACAAGAGGATAAGCAGCCTTGCCAAGAAGCCTCTTCAGATATGAGAATGCGGTAGTCTGGCTTACAAAAGTCCCTATAATCCGCCAGTAATGCCATATCTGCCTGCCCAGCCAAAAAGAGAAAATCTCCTTGTTCATACAAAACGGCAGTCTCGTCTTCATTTGTATAAAACTGCCCCAGCTCAGCTTTCAAACCATATCTCACCATGTTCTTTTGCCAATGCTGGAAAGATTTCTGCAGTCTTGGCTCAATGGTCATTGCTTTCATTCTACTTGTTACCTCACTTCAAACTCCAGCCACCGTCAATCTTGACAATCTCGCCCTGCATGGATTTGGCTTTTCCTGAGGCTAGAAAGAGAGTCAGCTCGGCGACTTCTTCTGGTTCTATCCAGCGCTTAATAGGAGTTTCGCCTGCTACCCACTGGGCTAAGCCTCCCGGCTCAAAATCCGCAGCAGTCATACTTGTTTTAACTGCACCCGGTGCAATCCCAAAAACCTGCACTCCCTGCTCCGCATAGTCTAGTGCCAACTGCTTGGTAAATCCTGCTAGAGCATGCTTGGAAGAAGTGTAAGCATGACCGCCACCGCCAGCTAAGCTAGATGCAATTGAGCACATATTGATGATGATGCCTGATTGTTTCTTCAACATCTGCGTCAGATAATAACGAGTTAGCTCTACTGGTGTTACATAGTTAATCTCGAAAATTTCTTGGATCTCCTGAGCGGATTGCTCAAGAAGTGGCTTGTAATCATCCAGCACTCCAGCTGTATTGCAAAGGACATCTACCTGTGGACACCAAGCAAAAACTGGTTGAAGTCCTAACGTCAAATCTTGTTGAAGAAAATAAAAATCCCCTGTCAAACTTGGCTTTTCAGACCGGTCTACACCGTATACGCGCCAGCCATTTTCCAAAAAAAGCTGCGCCTGAGCCAGACCAATCCCTGAGCTAACACCTGTCACCAAAACCGTCCTAGTCATGGACTTCCACCCAGTCATCTGCTAATACGTCACAAGGCGTCGGACTCCACATGGAAAAGCCTTCTCCCTCGCCTGATACATTGATGAGAAAATATGGCGTCACTTCAAGCGCCACTCCGTTCTGCTCAATGCTGTCAAAAAGCTGGATATAATTCTCAGCACCGCCCCAGCCTATGCGGACATATTTCTTCTTGGCTTTGAGACCTGGTAAAATTTCTTCGAATGTCATTTTCGTTTTCTCCTTTTAGCTATAAATATCGTGATTCGTTTTTTAGTTAGATTTTAAGTTGATGTTTATTTCAGCTCAATCAGTTTTTGATAGATTTTTTCAGTGAGTTCTTTCTGTTGAGTCCCAGTTAAATAGCGAGAAGTTCGAATTACAAGTGTACCGTATACATAGTGAGAACCAGGATTTAAAAATCCATTCCCATCAAAAGCCGATAGGTAGATATTTCTCTTTTCCGCATCCTCTTTCGTAGGATAAACTTCGATATCGCCACCTGCATCTGTCCCTTTTTCTGCAATATCTGTACCATCAACAGCTTCGGTGACTTGGCTATCGCTAAAATAAATCGAAGCAGTATAGCCACCCTGTTTATTCAATTGTCCATTAGGGTCGTGAGTTTCTGTTACCGATTGCACTCCAGTGATTGTCTCAATCTCTCTCAATCGCTCCTCAACAAAAGCATTGGTCGGATTTGTAATTTGTTTCAGCTGTGTGACACTCTGTTGATACTGATTCATTTTTTCAGAGAGATTTTTCTGACTGGCTGCATAATCTACTGGCTCAGTAAGTTCTTTAACTTGCTTTTCAATATCTTCTGTCTTACTTTCCATTTTAGGAGCTTTCCGAATCTCCTTATCAGTGTCAGATATGGCTGTTTTTAAATCCTCTAATGTAGCTGGTTCTAGTGGTTCAGCATTTGTTTTAACAAGTTTTTCAGCATCTGAGACTAGACTCTCAATGTCTTTATTACTATCTTTCAAGGCTATGACAGCTTTTTCATAACTAGCTACCGCCCTTTGATGAGGGGCGTAAATGAAGAAATAATACCCTGTCACAAGTAATAGCAAAACTACTACAACACTCATAATCCCTACATTTTTCTTTTTCATATCTCTTTACCCTTTTTCTATCATCAAGTAATCCTAGTTGAACATATACAACTAGAGTTTCTGAACTTGCTTTTGAAAGATGATTTTACGCCTTTCTTCATTTTATACTAGTATAGCATAAAATGAAGTGGCAATCGCTGTTTTTTCTTGCTTTTTACTGCTACTTCTGTTAGACTAGCAAGAGTAAATGAATTTTGAGTGAGTATTTTTGTTTTTCATCTTTACTTTTTCTATTTTTTACGCAACATTTTAGAGAAAGGAAGTAAGATGTATGGCACAAGGTACAGTAAAATGGTTCAATGCTGAAAAAGGCTTCGGCTTTATTTCACAAGAAAACGGATCAGACGTATTTGCTCACTTTTCAGCGATTCAATCCGACGGATTCAAATTACTGAATGAAGGCGAAAAAGTAACTTTTGACATTGAAGAAGGTCAACGTGGTCTTCAAGCAGTCAATATTACAAAATTAGCATAAGACAAGAAAAGGCTGGGCAAAAAGTGTCCCAGCTTCTATCATATTTATTAATAAACGAATAACGTAGCTTCAACATTCAGTGAATTGTTGAAGGCGGGAAATCAGCCTTGCACAGCAAACTACCGTGATTGGACTCTTCATTCGCTTTTCAAGCTCGGAAGAGCACCTTTGACGAAAACTTCGTTTTCTTCATCTGCAACCTTAAACAGCTTGATAACTGTTTAAGCACCCTTGCAGGGGTGGGACTACGAACTAAAAATTTTTTATTTTTAGTTCTGTCCCACTCCCTTTTTTTCTCAAATAACGATAACTGCAACAGAAGTCAATCTCATACTTTCCCTATTTGATTGTCAAACTTTATTCCACTTTCTATCTGCGTCCATTTTATCTGCTTTCGCTTTCAGCAAACGGATGAGCTCTCTATTGCTTCCCTTATTTATAATAGCATTCATGACTATCTTTCTTTGTAATAACTTGTCGAGACTATCTTTTGGAATTTGGTCTAATAATTCTTCCCAATTGCGTTTCGTTAAACGGTTCAAATTCTTTAAGGCACTTGCTTCCGCTCTTTTTCTTGCGGCTTCATGTTTAGGATAGCCAATACCAAACTCACCATCAAATAATTTATCCAATGTATATTGCAGGTTCAATTGACCTTGCCAACCAAAATTTAAGCCTAATGGCAGGGAAGCGACATTTCCTCCATTGATGCGTCCAAAGAGGAATGCGTCTTGAGGATTTTCTATATAGCCACACAAAAGACCTGGCAAACTATTACAGGCCAGCGTCATCCCTTGACCTGAGGAGCATCCTGTTACAACAAAATCGACTGCTTCACTTTCTATTAAGAGACTAATCAACATTGCTATTTCGACATAAGAATACTGCTCATCCTCGTCTTCAAAAATTCCAAAATTCAGCACTTCATCAGACGATTGGACTGCTTTTTTTACAGATTCAAATAGCAGAGCATTCATATTTTTCCGACTAGTTCCTTGGATAACTGCAACTCTCATTTCAACTCCTTTTCCATTTTGACAAAAAGGTAAATATCTCCGTTACTTTCCTGTGGCTGCCGTCCAATCACGTTGAAACCACAATTGAGATAAAGCCTTTGAGCTCTTTGATTAAAATCAGCAACTGAGAGAGTCAGGATTTTTGCTGAAAGATTTTCCTCGATAAAAAGCAAAATGATTTGTAAAAACTCTTTGCCTTGACCTTTGCCACAATACTCTGGCTTCATGCCTAAACCTAGCTCCTGCTTGTCCTTGTCAACTGGAAAAAGGCAAAAAAAGCCATATAATTCATCATTTTTGAGAACCTGATAATAGTGATCACCACGCGCTTCAGGAGATAAAATTTCTTCATAATCCTCAGGATCTGCTTGCATATCATAAAAGCTATAAATTCCTTCATAATGCCAATTATTAGCAATTTCTTCTGCATTACTTTGCCTTAATGGTTCAATCTTCATAGATGTCCTTTCTCAAAATTCCCAATAAAAACGTTTCTGATCAGCTTTTTCCTCACAACCCAATTTTCGATAAAACTCATGAGCCTTCATTCGTGAAATACCAGAGTTTATTCGAATACCTGTGTAACCAGCTGCCACGCCCTCTTCACGAATGGCCTGCATCAAAGCTTTGCCATATCCCTGACCTTGAAAATCTTTGTCAACTGCTAGTGCCAACAGGTTGAGCAAAGATGAAAAGTAAAGGCAGTCATAACGACAAGCGTGGGCATAACCGACAAGTTGACCTGCTGCATTTTCTGCCACCAAGATAAAATGATCTGACCTATCCAACAGCTCTGATAGTTTCTGACGAGTTTCTATCAAGCCAAAATCATAGCCGAGAGCAGTTGCATTGATTTCCTGAATAGCTGCTGCGTCTGAAAGTTCTGCTGGTCGTATCATATTCGCACCTCTTTTTCTTTCTATTATAACAAAAAACAGCGGTAATCGCTGTTTAGAGATTATTTCGATATTTGCTCTAGTAACCAAGTTCTAGCATCATTCAATGGTGTGGTTGCAGCAATATCTGGCTCGATTGGAGTATTTTCATAACGATTACCCTTTCGGTCAATAACCCGAGAGACCGTCAGCTGAATTGTTGCCCCGTCATAAAGAGAATAAACCATATTTCCTGTTGTATAGCCAGCTGTTGGCTTGCCAAAAGTTTTAACGTTTGGTAAGCTTTTGAAAGCTAATGTCGTCATTTCACCAGAGCTAGCTGTATTACCATTAACTAGAATTGCTATAGGAATTGTTTTGGAACTGCTATTTGAATTTTCTTCTGTCTGCTTGCTTGCCAATATTTGTGATAAAGTAGTACCTATTTTTTGACCATTTGCATATTCAAATTGAAAGAGAGTATCATTAGGCAAAATAGCAGCTAATCCACCAATCATAGGATACATATTGCCGCCGCTATTATTCTCCAAATCCACAATTACTCCCTTGTAAGTTTCCTTAGTTAGTGCTCGATTTAGGATCGTTTGATAAGCCTTAGCTTCTTTCTCGTTTCCCATAAAAGGAGGTAATTTCAAGTAAAGAATGCCATTCTCATTTTTTACAACAGGAAGCTGACTTTCTTCCTTTTGTGAAGTTTTAAATTCCTTCGGTGTATAAAAATAAGAATGTTTTCCTCCCGATAGTTTTGTCATTTTCTTTAGAACTGGATAGGTATCTGCATAAGTTTTGGCAGATTTGACTTCTTTTAATGCTTTTTCCTTTTCTTGTGACCAATTTTCATCAATATAAAGAGCAGAATTCATCTTATTTAGAGCAGATTTTGCGTATTGCTCAGGACTAGGTGGTAAAAGATAGATATCATCATTAGGACCGAAATATAACACTGCTCCCAATACCGCTAAAAGCAATACTCCTAGCACACCTAGACAACCAATACATCCTTTTTTCATTTTTTCCTCCATCACTTACTTTATTATCACTATTATATGGAAAAATGAGAGTGGGACAGAAATCAATAATCCGAAGAATTTGATTTCGTCGTCCCACCTCCGCACAATTGGTTAGGATAGCCGATATTACCGGTATAACAAGAGATAAGGATATCCAACCAACCACTGCGTCTTACAACCCAAACTATAAAATGCATGAAGCTGGGACTTTCCCCTAACCTCATCTTACAATTTACAATTATTTCTTACATTTTTGTAAGGTAAACTCATCAATTAATTTCCGAATGTTGGTAGCCATAGATAAAATAGATAATTGTTCCGACTAGTAAGGCAAGCCCGAATGCCAGCCATGTGTCAAAGCCATATTGGGTCATGAAAGACAGACAGATAATAATGGATAAGATTGGCGTCATAGGCACCAGAGGAGTTTTAAATTCCCCTGCTTGAGGAAGTCCTTTATCCTTGCGCAACTTCAAAATAGCTACTGCTAACAAAATCAGATAAGCCAAGGTGCAGATATTTAGAAAGGATGCGATACTTGCTAGCGGAAAAATACCAGCACAAATAGCCGCTACAATTCCTACCAAAACCGTAGCATTTTTCGGTACCCGACTAGTGGCAGTTAATTTTCTAAAAGATTTTGGTAACAAACCGTCACGTGCAATGCTGTAAATCATGCGCGACAGAGCATAAGTCATGGAAATGCAAACGGTAATCAAAGTCAAAATCGCCACCACTGACACATAATTAGCCACCCAGCTAAGTCCAGCACTGCGAAGCGCAAACGCGACAGCATCTGCCACATCTAGCTTGCTGTAGTGAACAATCCCTGTCAGAACCAGTGTCACCAATATATAAAGTACCGTTACAATGGACAAAGATAGCACAATCCCTCGTGGAACATTCTTTTGTGGCTCCTTAATCTCGTCCACCGCCATAGAAATAGACTCGAAACCTAGAAAAGCAAAGAACATCAGAGAAGCACCAGCCATAATTCCAACATTGCCACCATATAATTTTCCAAAGCCAAATGGGGCAAAATGAGACCAATTTTCAGGTTTAATAAAGAAAATACCTACAAAGATAAAAAGGGCAAGCGCCGAAAACTTCAAGACAACCAAAGCAGAATTAAATCGCAGAGCTGCTTTAGAATTTAATAAAACCACACCTGTTACAAATACCAAAACAAGAATCGGCAGTAAGTCTACATAGGTTCCCGCTTGCGGATTAAAGGTTCCATTGAGCGCTCTTGGCATACTCAAACCAAATCCATTCAGCAAGCCTTTCAAATAGGAAGCCCAACCAGAGGCAACACTAGATACCGCCGTCATAAATTCCATAATGGTCAGCCAACCTGCTATCCAAGCTGGAAATTCTCCAAAAACAGCATAGAGATAGCTATAAGCACCTCCATTTGCAGGAATTCTTGACGCAAATTCTGCATAAAAGAAAGCAGAAATACTCACGCAAAGAGCAGAAATAATAATCGAAACCACCAAAGCTGGACCAGCTAGAGTTGCAGCCGCCGTTCCGGTAATCGTGAAAATACCCGTTCCCACCATAGCGCCAATCCCTAACAAAATCAAATCAAGCAATCGTAAATGACGACGCATGCCAGTCCGATCTCGACTGACATCTTTTTTACGAAAAATATTCATCCTAAACTCCAATTTATTAGATTGAATTATTCTACCATAAAAGCAATCAAAAAGGAATCAAACGTCCCTCTTTTTTGTTAAATAAATTGAAAAAGGAGCAAGAATAGCCCTACTCCTTTTCACTATTATCCGTACCTATCGCTAACTCACATCGACACAATTCTACGATAACTGCGTGATGTGATGAGAAAGACAAGTACATAGATGATAAAGAAAACAGCACAAACGCCAAGCGTAACTTCCAACATCAATGCAGCATTTAAGACCCCCAGAACTTTTAACATGAGACTCAGCATATGATAAGCAAATGCCAGATGCACAAAAGCGAAAGCAAGCGGTAAGAAGAACACAGTCAAAATTTGTTTGCGAATGGTGCGCTTGGTTTGCTTTTCATCTAATCCTACCTTTTGTAAAATTACAAAGCGGTCTCGGTCTTCATACCCTTCTGAAATCTGTTTGTAGTAGATTACCAAAACCGTTCCCAGCATAAAGACAATTGAAAGGAAAATACCAATAAAGAAAACGCCACCTAACATACTCATAATTTCCTGCACACCTTGGATTCTTGTATAACCATACACACCGGCATTATCGGGGAGCGTCGTATTGAACTGTTTCAGCTTCTTCTGGTAAGCTGTATCCAAATCGCCCTTTTTCTTATTAGAAGCCCTGATATTCAAGCCGCCATATAACTCTGTATTAATCGTGTAATGTTGCTTTTGGGAATCCACCAATTTTTGTGGGTCATTAACCACCATAAAAAGTGACTGAGGGATAATGATATTATACTGATCTGTAATGTTTCCAAGAACAAAGTCCTCTTTTAAAAGTTCTTTAACTATCAATTCTTGCCCGTTCAGCTTAAGAGGCTGAGTTTGCCTGATAGAGATTCCTTTTGCAAAGATTACTGTCTCATTATCTTTTAAATTCAATGTTTTGCCCGTCATTTTCCGATAATCATCAGCTGAAAACAGCAGAATATAGGCCTGTGGAGAAACTCGTGTTTCACCTTTTGGATAAATATCAAGCTGAATGCCCTTTTGATTTTTAATTCCCATCGAATAATATTGATAAGCATTTTTCTTAGTGACTGTTAAATGATTCTCTTTTGCAAATTCTGTCAATGCCTGATCCAATTGAACAGCTGACACTGCCTTCCCCTTTATCGTATAATCTTGGGGGTACATCACTGTTTTCAGATAATCAGCACCAGCGTAGATGTTAATACCACCAGCTAAGGTGACTAAGACCATGGTTGACAAAATCGAAATCGTTGCTAAGCCAACCGCATTTTTCTTCATCCGAAAAATCAAATTGGACACAGAAATCATATTGTTTGGTTGATAGTAATATCGTTTATTTTTCTGGAGCAACTGCAAAAATACCGTAACTCCTGCATTGAACAGCAGATAAGTCCCTAAAATAACAAAGAGAACAGCTATAAAAAATATACCAATTGCTGTCAATGGATTTTTGACACTCAGAGCTAGGTAATAAGCATAGCCTAAAGAAATCGATCCAATAATCGTTTGAATCAGAAGAAATCGTCCTTTTCTTTCACCGCTATTCTTTTCCTTGGCCAATTGCAAAGCATTAAAACGTAGAATCCTCAAACCGTTGACAAGCACCAAGCCCGCAAAAATAACGCCATAGATGACAACAACTGAAATAAGAACTAACCATTGAAACGTGGATACTAGAACAACTTTTAACCCCATCAATTTCAGTAAAAAGGCATAAATCAATTTATCAAATACAATACCAAATCCAAGACCAATCGTGACAGTCGTCGCTCCTAAAATCAATAACTCAATAAACACCATGGTAAAGAGATGACGTTTATTAAGTCCTAGCATTCCATACAGCCCCAGTTCTTTCGAGCGATTTTTCATGACGAAGCTATTAGCATAAAAAACGATAATCGCTGCAGCAATCGTCACAATAATCACTCCAAGAGCCAAGACAAATGAAATAGAACTTGCCCCCTGCATTTTTTGTAAATGAGGATTAAACGTTAAAGAATTAAAAATATATGAAATAGCGACGACTAAACAAGTTGCCAACGTAAATGGATAGTATAATCTACGATTTTTCACTAGGTTAGAAACCGCTAATTTTCCCGCTAATCTAAGCACCTTGATTCACCTCGCTTGCCATAACCGTTAAGGTATCAGAAATCTCTTGGAACATCTGGCGCTCGGTCTTATCTCCTCGGAAGATTTGATTGTACAAAATTCCGTCCTTTATGAACAGTACGCGCTTAGCACGGCTTGCCGCAGAAGTCGAGTGCGTTACCATAAGAATCGTCTGTCCGCGGTCATTGATGTCATCAAACACATCTAAAAGCGCCGCAGAAGACTTAGAATCGAGCGCCCCTGTTGGTTCATCCGCCAGCAGAATTTCCGGATTGGTGATAATAGCACGCGCCACCGCCACCCGTTGTTTTTGACCACCGGAAATTTCATAGGGGAATTTTTCCTGCAATTGGTTAATCCCCAGTTCATTACAAGTAGTAACCAACTTTTGCATCATTTCTGTAATCGGACGGCGTGACAAAACGAGCGGCAAAAGAATATTGTCCTTGACCGAGAGCGTGTCTAACAGGTTGAAATCTTGAAAAACGAAACCTAATTTTTCCCGACGGAAGCTCGAAGCTTGACTGTTTTTAATCGTCGCTGTATCCGTGCCATTGAGAAAGACGCGTCCTTCGGTTGGCTTGTCTAGCATGGCAAGAATGTTGAGCAGAGTGGATTTCCCAGAACCCGACTCGCCCATGATAGCGACATAATCACCTTCATCTACTGTAAAATGAATGTCTTTCAATGCTTCTACTTGGTTGCCTTGAAAGCGAGTTTTGTAAATTTTCTTCACATGTTGTACGTCTAATAGTGTCATCATTTTCTCCTTTTTTAAAATCTAAAATATAACTGTTGCGCTGATTGACTCACTTCATAGCCAAATTGCGCTTTTTCAATATCTTTTACGTTTGGCTGAAGCAATTGCCTGTCTTGTTTCAATAAAATTTTACCATATTCAGCTTGTTCTCCTTTTTTGATACTACTTTGCAGCGAATTGCTCGCCGCAAGACTATAATTTACTCATTTTTGAACGAGGTAAGCAATGCAAGTAATCAACCATAAGTGAGCTGGATAAAAGATATAAAAGAAATACTTGCTCCACTTGGTCACAGGACCGCGCTCGCCATTATAGAGTGAAATAAAAGGCAGTACTGTGATAAAAAGCCAATCGGAATTATAAAACATCATTAACAGTGTGTCGCTCCATGTCGGGTAAATCTGAATACTCATACAAAATAGTACAACTGCTAAAATACCATATAGAAGATTGCGGAGGTTTTTCTTTCCCCTGCAAGTATAGGTAATCAACATAAATGGAATAATGACCATGCCACCCTCTGTCACAAAACCAGCCAGCAAGCAAACAACAATGCCTAAGATAAAGCGAATGGGCTGGCGTTTAATATCAACTGGCTTGCTCGTTTGGTTTATGCCAAAAAAGATATTGAGGACAAGTACACCGCAAGCCAAAGTTAAGAAAATATTATTATATATCTGAACTCCTTTAGACTGAAACAGCAAATTGAGAATCGTA is a window from the Streptococcus anginosus subsp. whileyi MAS624 genome containing:
- a CDS encoding APC family permease, with the protein product MNIFRKKDVSRDRTGMRRHLRLLDLILLGIGAMVGTGIFTITGTAAATLAGPALVVSIIISALCVSISAFFYAEFASRIPANGGAYSYLYAVFGEFPAWIAGWLTIMEFMTAVSSVASGWASYLKGLLNGFGLSMPRALNGTFNPQAGTYVDLLPILVLVFVTGVVLLNSKAALRFNSALVVLKFSALALFIFVGIFFIKPENWSHFAPFGFGKLYGGNVGIMAGASLMFFAFLGFESISMAVDEIKEPQKNVPRGIVLSLSIVTVLYILVTLVLTGIVHYSKLDVADAVAFALRSAGLSWVANYVSVVAILTLITVCISMTYALSRMIYSIARDGLLPKSFRKLTATSRVPKNATVLVGIVAAICAGIFPLASIASFLNICTLAYLILLAVAILKLRKDKGLPQAGEFKTPLVPMTPILSIIICLSFMTQYGFDTWLAFGLALLVGTIIYFIYGYQHSEIN
- a CDS encoding GNAT family N-acetyltransferase, with the protein product MKIEPLRQSNAEEIANNWHYEGIYSFYDMQADPEDYEEILSPEARGDHYYQVLKNDELYGFFCLFPVDKDKQELGLGMKPEYCGKGQGKEFLQIILLFIEENLSAKILTLSVADFNQRAQRLYLNCGFNVIGRQPQESNGDIYLFVKMEKELK
- a CDS encoding RpiB/LacA/LacB family sugar-phosphate isomerase translates to MRVAVIQGTSRKNMNALLFESVKKAVQSSDEVLNFGIFEDEDEQYSYVEIAMLISLLIESEAVDFVVTGCSSGQGMTLACNSLPGLLCGYIENPQDAFLFGRINGGNVASLPLGLNFGWQGQLNLQYTLDKLFDGEFGIGYPKHEAARKRAEASALKNLNRLTKRNWEELLDQIPKDSLDKLLQRKIVMNAIINKGSNRELIRLLKAKADKMDADRKWNKV
- a CDS encoding cold-shock protein; this translates as MAQGTVKWFNAEKGFGFISQENGSDVFAHFSAIQSDGFKLLNEGEKVTFDIEEGQRGLQAVNITKLA
- a CDS encoding DUF2829 domain-containing protein — encoded protein: MTFEEILPGLKAKKKYVRIGWGGAENYIQLFDSIEQNGVALEVTPYFLINVSGEGEGFSMWSPTPCDVLADDWVEVHD
- a CDS encoding 3-oxoacyl-ACP reductase, translated to MTRTVLVTGVSSGIGLAQAQLFLENGWRVYGVDRSEKPSLTGDFYFLQQDLTLGLQPVFAWCPQVDVLCNTAGVLDDYKPLLEQSAQEIQEIFEINYVTPVELTRYYLTQMLKKQSGIIINMCSIASSLAGGGGHAYTSSKHALAGFTKQLALDYAEQGVQVFGIAPGAVKTSMTAADFEPGGLAQWVAGETPIKRWIEPEEVAELTLFLASGKAKSMQGEIVKIDGGWSLK
- a CDS encoding GNAT family N-acetyltransferase, with the translated sequence MIRPAELSDAAAIQEINATALGYDFGLIETRQKLSELLDRSDHFILVAENAAGQLVGYAHACRYDCLYFSSLLNLLALAVDKDFQGQGYGKALMQAIREEGVAAGYTGIRINSGISRMKAHEFYRKLGCEEKADQKRFYWEF
- a CDS encoding ASCH domain-containing protein; translation: MTPEQLWNEYKTINPAIGDKIDAWAFGAEPDQLADLVLKGEKTATASAYDLYQIDGEPIPQAGTFDVILDGQGQAVCIIKVTKVTVVPFNQVSAEHAFKEGEGDKSLTYWQQVHQELFTEWLAEVGLEFSQESGVVLEEFHKVYPL
- a CDS encoding S41 family peptidase produces the protein MKKGCIGCLGVLGVLLLAVLGAVLYFGPNDDIYLLPPSPEQYAKSALNKMNSALYIDENWSQEKEKALKEVKSAKTYADTYPVLKKMTKLSGGKHSYFYTPKEFKTSQKEESQLPVVKNENGILYLKLPPFMGNEKEAKAYQTILNRALTKETYKGVIVDLENNSGGNMYPMIGGLAAILPNDTLFQFEYANGQKIGTTLSQILASKQTEENSNSSSKTIPIAILVNGNTASSGEMTTLAFKSLPNVKTFGKPTAGYTTGNMVYSLYDGATIQLTVSRVIDRKGNRYENTPIEPDIAATTPLNDARTWLLEQISK
- the glmU gene encoding bifunctional UDP-N-acetylglucosamine diphosphorylase/glucosamine-1-phosphate N-acetyltransferase GlmU, with translation MINYAIILAAGKGTRMKSDLPKVLHKVAGISMLEHVFRSVGAIAPEKTVTVVGHKAELVEQVLAGQTEFVRQTEQLGTGHAVMMAEPVLEGLAGQTLVIAGDTPLITGESLKNLINFHVNHKNVATILTAEAENPFGYGRIVRNQQEEVIKIVEQKDASDFEKQIKEINTGTYVFDNARLFEALKNINTNNAQGEYYITDVIGIFRENGEKVGAYTLKDFDESLGVNDRVALATAESIMRRRINQAHMVNGVSFVNPEATYIDVDVQIEPEVQIEANVSLKGQTKIGAGSILTNGTYIVDSAIGEQTVITNSMIEESTVADGVTVGPYAHVRPDSSLAKNVHVGNFVEVKGSSIGENTKAGHLTYIGNSEVGANVNFGAGTITVNYDGQHKFKTVIGNNVFVGSNSTIIAPVELGDNSLVGAGSTITKDVPADAIAIGRGRQINKDEYAKRLPHHPDNK